One part of the Sorangiineae bacterium MSr11954 genome encodes these proteins:
- a CDS encoding SDR family NAD(P)-dependent oxidoreductase has translation MSGRFPDAKNVDEFWTNLELGRDSVREIPQNRWNVNEHFDADPLAPNKTYSKWGGVLDDIDRFDPDFFNMSPREARLTDPQHRLFLMEAWRAFEDAGYSGQQLDGSRCSVFVGCASGDYKNLLKESRVPLEGYTFMGNDASILAARIAYYLNLRGPSMAIDTACSASLVAVHLACEALREGKCDLALAGGVAVLVTPELHILGSKAGMLSPRGKCRPFDDGADGFVPGEGVGALVLKRLDRALADGDHVHGVIRASAINQDGKTNGITAPSGPSQTSLELETYRRFDIDPDAITYVECHGTGTKLGDPIEIDALAKTFSEFTSRRGYCALGSVKSNIGHALTAAGVAGLVKVLLCLREKKIAPSLHVEKTNQHLRLESSPFFVATEVRPWEGPRNAAISSFGFSGTNAHLVVGEAPAPPTMPEPEGRWRVAALSARTPTALRERLLDLHAWLRAHPGASLRDVTFTLATGRMHLRERLAFVARSIDELTSHISEHLQGAKPSRDGSSPEIIAAADAYERGEPLPASLYVGERARRVPLPTYPFARDRCWVPEIDAPADAANGVVEKRTLSADDPLFSEHVVNGSRVLPAVAYLAIAHEALSKLAGAQSLRRVVWLRPLVMAAGPIEVCTRLRKDSGKLTFEIFTAGGVHCRGEAASEDSSRAIVPLRDIQTRCSELVDAETHYSGLTAGGLDYGPSFRTVRAIRRAADRGEAIVALERRGALASHLFPGVLDGALQSLDALTDPTLPLLIPFALERLQVCSSLPKRSFAHVRKTGSTEYDVTIVDEAGRPCVIFQGMAFRAPKLAIATATATATPPPSKAVATRLYVPEWREPLEPPRVSSEPAPGRHVLIVREPHRAPRDLALAIARRHPRDVVIQASPDDAIVDRPGADVVYFLAVCDEAIDPRSLDLASRAETWILRLFRLIKTLGAKGAANDALDLKVVTSDVHGVHRDDVVRPMAAALVGFTKSLAKERPRWKVTCLDISSAELSGALREHVVDALLAEPSSPTGEEIALRRGRRWERVLREATVPQPDRLVFRERGTYVILGGAGGIGLELGMHLARVAKARLVLLGRSELDERRRRSLDTMISLGAEPLYLRVDAIDEAAMARAVAEAKERFGAIHGAFHSAIVLQDRLVQNMDEATLMSALSPKIRASVVLARALRAEPLDFFAFFSSAQSFTGNAGQSNYSAGCTFKDALADALRHQGVPTATVNWGYWGEVGIVATDEHRQRMTALGVHSITPAEGMDALERLLTHRVAQAMPLKAEARVLGKFRVDPRPRLDLRRMLTAFDALDDFGRRMLVGALQSLGLFERRGAGGTVDELARRAGIVAPHRRLFATLLRILTEAGALESTNGRVVATPKVERRQSEDAKEMQRRLVTRYPEVTAHAELLRTCVSEYPRVLRGELTATDVMFPGSSMRLVEAIYRGDPVAEHQNELVAREVRALVARRERTRILEIGAGTGGTSAGVLEAITPFGSKVEYTYTDLSAGFLQHGRKTFGTNRSWLQFQRLDIERDPAQQGFEAGTYDIVLAANVLHATRRIRETLAHATKLLCPGGVLLLNETTGFNVFATLTFGLLEGWWRFEDDELRVPGSPLVALETWETLLRERGFGEVTVVDRRPASEHPLQSVILTRLSVAPTRRASMPARAPTNGHRVTDDLTRLLERLADGSLSPDEAYEHLRPQ, from the coding sequence ATGTCCGGCCGCTTCCCCGACGCAAAGAATGTCGACGAGTTCTGGACGAATCTGGAGTTGGGCAGGGACTCCGTCCGCGAAATACCGCAAAACCGATGGAACGTGAATGAACATTTCGACGCCGATCCACTCGCGCCCAACAAGACGTACAGCAAATGGGGCGGCGTGCTCGATGACATCGACCGCTTCGACCCCGACTTCTTCAACATGTCACCGCGCGAGGCGCGCCTCACGGATCCGCAGCACCGTCTCTTCTTGATGGAGGCGTGGCGCGCATTCGAGGACGCGGGCTACTCCGGACAACAACTCGATGGGAGCCGTTGTTCCGTTTTCGTCGGTTGCGCATCTGGGGACTACAAGAACCTCCTCAAAGAGAGTCGCGTGCCGCTCGAGGGTTATACCTTCATGGGCAACGACGCGTCCATTCTCGCCGCGAGGATCGCCTACTATTTGAACCTTCGCGGCCCTTCGATGGCGATCGACACGGCGTGCTCGGCGTCGCTCGTGGCCGTGCATCTGGCGTGCGAGGCTCTGCGTGAGGGGAAATGCGATCTCGCGCTCGCCGGCGGGGTCGCCGTCCTCGTCACCCCCGAGCTCCATATTCTCGGCAGCAAAGCCGGAATGCTCTCCCCGCGAGGCAAGTGCCGTCCTTTCGACGATGGCGCCGATGGCTTCGTTCCCGGCGAGGGGGTGGGCGCCCTCGTTCTAAAGCGCCTCGACCGAGCGCTGGCGGACGGAGATCACGTTCACGGGGTCATTCGCGCCTCCGCGATCAACCAAGACGGCAAGACGAACGGCATCACGGCACCGAGTGGCCCATCCCAGACCAGCCTCGAGCTCGAGACCTATCGTCGATTCGACATCGACCCCGACGCGATCACCTATGTCGAGTGTCACGGCACCGGCACCAAGCTCGGGGATCCCATCGAGATCGACGCCCTCGCGAAGACGTTCTCCGAGTTTACGTCGAGGCGCGGCTACTGTGCGCTCGGCTCGGTCAAGAGCAACATCGGGCACGCGCTCACGGCGGCGGGTGTCGCCGGCCTGGTGAAGGTGCTCCTTTGCCTGCGCGAGAAGAAGATCGCGCCATCCCTCCACGTCGAAAAGACGAATCAGCACCTCCGGCTCGAAAGCAGCCCGTTCTTCGTCGCGACAGAGGTCCGGCCCTGGGAAGGCCCGCGCAATGCCGCGATCAGCTCCTTCGGCTTCAGCGGTACGAACGCGCACCTCGTGGTGGGCGAAGCTCCCGCGCCCCCGACCATGCCCGAGCCAGAGGGTAGGTGGCGGGTGGCGGCCCTCTCGGCGCGAACCCCCACGGCGCTCCGCGAGCGTCTGCTCGATCTTCACGCCTGGCTTCGGGCACACCCGGGCGCGTCCCTGCGCGATGTGACGTTCACCCTCGCAACGGGGCGGATGCACCTGCGCGAGCGCCTCGCCTTCGTGGCGCGGTCCATCGACGAGCTGACGAGCCACATCTCCGAGCACCTCCAAGGCGCGAAGCCATCGCGCGATGGGTCGAGCCCGGAGATCATCGCCGCCGCGGACGCCTACGAGCGCGGCGAGCCGCTCCCCGCGTCCCTCTACGTGGGTGAACGCGCGAGGCGCGTGCCGCTACCGACGTACCCGTTCGCCCGCGACCGCTGCTGGGTGCCGGAGATCGACGCCCCCGCGGACGCGGCGAACGGCGTGGTCGAGAAGAGGACCCTCTCGGCCGACGATCCGCTCTTCTCCGAACACGTCGTGAACGGCAGCCGCGTTCTGCCGGCCGTGGCGTACCTCGCGATCGCCCACGAGGCGCTCTCGAAGTTGGCCGGAGCCCAATCGCTTCGCCGCGTCGTGTGGCTGCGACCGCTCGTGATGGCCGCTGGCCCCATCGAGGTGTGCACGCGGCTGCGCAAGGACAGCGGCAAGCTCACCTTCGAGATCTTCACCGCCGGCGGGGTTCACTGCCGCGGCGAGGCCGCCTCAGAGGACTCCTCGCGGGCGATCGTCCCGCTCCGCGACATCCAGACGCGATGCTCCGAGCTCGTCGATGCCGAGACCCATTACTCGGGCCTCACGGCCGGGGGCCTGGACTACGGACCATCCTTTCGCACCGTACGCGCGATCCGGCGCGCCGCGGATCGTGGGGAGGCCATCGTAGCCCTCGAGCGGCGCGGTGCGCTCGCGAGCCACCTCTTTCCAGGGGTCCTCGACGGAGCGCTTCAATCTCTCGACGCGCTCACCGATCCCACGCTCCCCTTGCTCATTCCGTTCGCCCTCGAGCGCCTGCAGGTGTGCTCTTCGCTGCCCAAACGCTCCTTTGCCCACGTTCGCAAGACGGGGAGCACGGAGTACGACGTGACCATCGTCGACGAGGCCGGTCGCCCGTGCGTGATCTTCCAGGGCATGGCCTTTCGCGCACCGAAGCTCGCAATCGCGACGGCGACGGCAACGGCAACGCCCCCGCCTTCGAAGGCCGTCGCGACCCGCCTCTACGTTCCCGAGTGGCGCGAGCCCCTCGAGCCGCCGCGAGTGAGCAGCGAGCCCGCACCGGGCAGGCATGTGCTCATCGTCCGCGAACCGCACCGCGCTCCGAGGGATCTCGCCCTCGCGATCGCGCGCAGGCACCCGCGGGACGTGGTCATCCAGGCATCCCCCGACGACGCCATCGTCGATCGACCTGGCGCCGACGTGGTCTACTTCCTCGCGGTATGCGACGAAGCCATCGACCCGCGTTCGCTCGATCTCGCGAGCCGAGCGGAGACATGGATCCTTCGGCTCTTTCGTCTGATCAAGACGCTCGGCGCGAAGGGCGCCGCAAACGACGCGCTGGATCTGAAGGTCGTGACATCCGACGTGCATGGAGTCCACCGCGACGACGTCGTCCGCCCGATGGCCGCGGCGCTCGTGGGCTTCACCAAGTCCCTCGCAAAAGAGCGCCCCCGGTGGAAGGTGACCTGTCTCGACATCTCGTCCGCGGAGCTCTCTGGAGCGTTGCGCGAGCACGTGGTCGACGCGCTCTTGGCCGAACCCTCGAGCCCAACCGGCGAAGAGATCGCGCTGCGGCGCGGGCGGCGCTGGGAGCGCGTCCTGCGCGAGGCGACCGTACCGCAGCCCGATCGCCTCGTCTTTCGGGAGCGCGGCACGTACGTGATCCTGGGCGGCGCCGGGGGCATCGGTCTGGAGCTCGGAATGCACCTCGCGCGCGTCGCCAAGGCGCGCCTCGTGCTGCTCGGGCGCAGTGAGCTGGACGAGCGCCGCCGGCGATCGCTCGACACCATGATCTCGCTCGGCGCCGAACCGCTCTATCTCCGTGTCGATGCGATTGACGAAGCGGCGATGGCACGCGCGGTCGCCGAGGCGAAAGAGCGCTTCGGCGCCATTCACGGCGCCTTCCATTCGGCGATCGTGCTTCAAGATCGCCTCGTGCAAAACATGGACGAGGCGACCCTCATGAGCGCGCTCTCGCCCAAAATTCGCGCGAGCGTGGTGCTCGCGCGCGCGCTCCGCGCCGAGCCGCTCGACTTTTTCGCGTTCTTTTCCTCGGCGCAGTCGTTCACGGGGAACGCCGGACAGTCGAACTATTCGGCCGGATGCACGTTCAAGGACGCGCTCGCGGACGCGCTGCGCCACCAGGGCGTCCCGACGGCAACCGTGAACTGGGGCTATTGGGGCGAGGTCGGCATCGTCGCAACCGACGAGCATCGCCAGCGGATGACCGCCCTCGGCGTCCATTCGATCACGCCCGCCGAGGGGATGGACGCGCTCGAGCGCCTCCTCACCCATCGCGTAGCCCAAGCCATGCCGCTCAAGGCCGAGGCGCGCGTCCTCGGCAAGTTCCGGGTGGACCCCCGTCCGCGACTCGACCTCCGCCGGATGCTCACCGCCTTCGACGCCCTGGACGACTTCGGACGGAGAATGCTCGTCGGCGCGTTGCAATCGCTCGGCCTGTTCGAACGACGCGGTGCCGGCGGCACGGTGGACGAGCTCGCACGACGCGCGGGGATCGTCGCCCCCCACCGGCGCCTCTTTGCCACGCTCCTGCGGATCCTCACGGAGGCCGGCGCTCTCGAGAGCACGAACGGGCGCGTGGTGGCGACCCCCAAGGTCGAGCGCCGCCAAAGCGAGGACGCGAAGGAAATGCAGCGGCGCCTCGTCACCCGCTATCCGGAGGTGACCGCGCACGCGGAGCTCTTACGGACCTGCGTGTCCGAGTACCCGCGCGTGCTCCGGGGAGAGCTCACGGCGACCGATGTGATGTTTCCGGGCTCGTCGATGCGGCTCGTCGAGGCGATCTACCGTGGGGATCCGGTCGCGGAGCACCAGAACGAGCTGGTCGCGCGGGAGGTCCGAGCGCTCGTCGCGCGCCGGGAGAGGACCCGGATCCTCGAGATTGGCGCAGGCACGGGCGGAACCAGCGCAGGAGTCCTCGAGGCGATCACTCCATTCGGTTCCAAGGTCGAATACACGTACACCGATCTCTCCGCGGGCTTCCTCCAGCATGGCCGCAAGACCTTTGGAACCAATCGCTCTTGGCTCCAGTTCCAGCGCCTCGACATCGAGCGCGATCCGGCCCAGCAAGGCTTCGAGGCCGGCACGTACGACATCGTACTTGCCGCCAACGTCCTGCATGCGACACGACGCATACGAGAAACCCTCGCCCACGCGACCAAGCTCCTCTGCCCAGGCGGCGTCCTTCTGCTCAACGAGACGACCGGGTTCAACGTCTTCGCGACCCTCACCTTCGGGCTCCTCGAAGGGTGGTGGCGCTTCGAAGACGATGAGCTGCGCGTGCCAGGTTCGCCTCTCGTCGCGCTCGAGACTTGGGAAACGCTCCTGCGCGAGCGGGGTTTCGGAGAGGTCACGGTCGTCGACCGCAGACCGGCGAGCGAGCACCCTCTTCAGAGCGTGATCCTCACCCGCCTATCGGTCGCACCCACCCGCCGAGCATCGATGCCGGCGCGCGCTCCCACGAACGGACACCGGGTGACGGACGATCTCACGCGATTGCTCGAACGATTGGCGGACGGATCGCTGTCACCGGACGAAGCATACGAGCACCTCCGGCCCCAATGA
- a CDS encoding nuclear transport factor 2 family protein, whose amino-acid sequence MGAPSPELCNLWLARAFNAQDVEAAAAMYHPDASIVRVDEVHGETKVARGAAGIRETMAAYIGLKPHMDVITHHTTISGDFAMTRSQWLITGVDRDGKKTEVHHHGMEVHRRLPDGTWVFFMDHPFGADPSWALDRPPYTE is encoded by the coding sequence ATGGGTGCTCCCTCCCCCGAACTTTGTAATCTATGGCTTGCACGCGCGTTCAACGCGCAAGACGTCGAGGCGGCCGCCGCGATGTATCACCCCGATGCTTCCATCGTCCGCGTCGACGAGGTGCACGGAGAGACCAAGGTCGCGCGAGGAGCGGCCGGTATTCGCGAGACGATGGCGGCCTACATCGGCCTGAAGCCTCATATGGACGTCATCACGCACCATACGACGATCTCCGGCGACTTCGCCATGACACGCTCGCAGTGGTTGATCACCGGCGTCGACCGCGACGGCAAGAAGACGGAGGTCCATCACCATGGCATGGAAGTGCACCGGCGTCTCCCCGACGGCACGTGGGTGTTCTTCATGGACCATCCCTTCGGCGCCGACCCGAGCTGGGCCCTGGACCGCCCGCCCTACACGGAGTGA